The sequence below is a genomic window from Sneathiella marina.
GATTTTACAAGACACGGCATCAGAACGACCAAAATACGGATGATGCTATGGAAACCGCCAGAAAAATAGAAGCGATGGCTGCTGAAAAGGTTTCGATTGCGACGTCGCTCAAGAATGCGTTTGTAAAATTTGGCTCTTTCACCGCAATTGAGAACCTTTCGCTCGATGTTGAGGCGGGATCTTTTTATACAATATTGGGGCCTTCTGGGTGTGGTAAATCAACCTTGCTCAGACTTGTGTCAGACCTGGTACCGATAGCTTCCGGTGACGTCAGTATATTCGGTAAATCAACCGAACAGGCCCGACTTGCGAGAGAGTTTGCCTTTGTGTTTCAAGATGCAGCCTTGTTGCCATGGCGAACGGCCATTCAAAACGTAGAGCTACCCTTGGAGATGGGCCGAAAACGAGGCGTAGATATCCCTGTTAGCGATAAATCTCCGATGGAGCTTCTTGAACTCGTCGGGCTGAAAGGGCGTGAAAATGCTTTGCCCCACGAACTTTCAGGAGGGATGCGGCAGCGGGTTGCCATTGCACGGGCCCTAGTGTGCCAGCCTAAATTGTTGCTTATGGATGAGCCCTTCGGCGCGCTGGACGAGATGACACGTGATCATCTCAATTTGCAGCTTCTTAAAATTTGGGAAGAAACAGGCGTTACAATCTTGTTTGTAACCCATTCCATCCCAGAGGCCGTTTTTCTTGGACAGAAAGTACTTATGTTGCAGGCACATCCAGGTCGATTGAAGGAGGTCGTTGATATCAACCTTCCCTATCCACGTGAAATTAAGTTGCGTGATACGCAGGAATTTACCAAATACGCAGCCTATCTGCGAGAATTACTGGAGACTTGCTGATGTCAGTTTCACAGAATCTTGATCTTGCACTTCAATCTGATGAGAAAAGAGTAGTTCGCCGAGCAAAGATTGAAGCAATAGCCATTCCCTTTGCGACAGTTGCAGCCTTGCTAATTATCTGGCAGTTCGGCGTTAGAATATTCGATGTACCTGCCTATATTGCCCCTGCGCCGAGTGATGTTGCCGCTACTTTTGTTGCCAAATTTCCAATTCTATTGGAGAATTTTTGGCCAACATTTTACGAGAGTGTCCTGGGTTTTTTTGCCGGTAATTTGGCAGCAATGTTAATTGCGATTGCATTTGTACATAATCGAACAGCCGAAAAGGCGTTTTTCCCGCTTGCGGTTTTTATCAATACAATACCAATATTAGCTATAGCACCGATTTTGGTTCTTATTTTCGGAGCCGGATTAACGGCGAAAGTTGTAATTGCAGGATTAATCTGCTTTTTCCCGACCCTTGTTAATATGGTACGTGGCCTTCAATCCGTGAGCGCGCAGTCCTTGGAATTGGCAAGAATTTTATCTGCCTCCAAATCTGAAATCTTCTGGAAGATAAGGCTTCCTTCTTCTCTCCCATTTCTGTTCTCAGCTCTCAAAATCGCGGCAACAACATGTGTGATCGGGGCGATTGTCGGTGAGTGGGTTGGCGCAGATGTTGGTCTCGGCGCCTTGATAATTGATTCAACCTTCAATTTTAGATCTTCATTGCTATATGCGACCGTTTTTATGTCCTCCGGTTTATCGGTATTTTTGTTTGCCGCGGTATCGATCACAGAAAAACTGGTTGTGCGCTGGTAACCGTTGAAGCGAATTCAGGTCCCGAAATTTATGATCAAACTAGAACGTGCCTCAAGGTTAGGAGTAAGCCGATGGTAGAACAAATAAAAGATTTTATGACTGTGCAAGCTCAACAAGTGCCGATTGTTGCGCAAACCGATGTCGTCGTCGTCGGGGCTGGGCCTGCCGGGCTGACCGCCGCAGTTTCTGCCGCCCGAAATGGGTGCTCCGTGACATTGATTGAACGCTATCATCATTTAGGTGGCATGGCCTCCGGAGGTATGGTCCTTGTTCTCGACGATATGGTAAATATGGGGCGCGAAATTGTTACGACCGGTATCGTGAGTGAATTCGTTGACCGGATGGAACAAGTGGATGGCGCAGTATACCCGCCGCCTGAAGATTGTTACAAAAGTTGGGATATGTGGAAAAAATGGTCTCGTTGGGGCTGTATAAATTTTCATGAAACCGGAATGCCGCAACCGATTTTGCATGCTGTCGCATTTGATCCCGATGCCTGGAAACGCGTCAGTCTTGATTTGGTTCGCGATGCGGGCGTGAATTTACGGCTACATAGCTGGTTTTCCGAAGCAATCGTTGAGAACGGCAAGGTCTCAGGTGTCATATGCCAAACCAAGCTTGGTCGGCAAGCAATCAAAGCAGATATGGTTATCGATGCGACGGGAGATCTGGATCTCGCCGCCTCAGCCGGGGCGTCTTTTATCAACGGCCAGTATATAGTGACGACAGTCTTCCGCCTGTGTGATGTGGACACTGATAAAGCGGAAGCCTATGAATATAGCAATCCCGAAGATTATAAGGCGCTGGATCGCCAAGCCCGCCGCATCATTGGCGGTGCATGGGGTATGTGGTGGCTGAAGACGCCATTACCTGGAATTGTATGGTGCAATTGCCCGCATATGCCTGGTTATGACGGACTTTCTCCGGAAGGAATGGTCGAAGCAGAATTCGAGGGGCGGGATAGAATGATGAAGCTTCTGGAATTCGCCAAAAACAATATCCCCGGGTTCGAAAATGCCAAAATGCTGGGTGCTGCAGAGCAGCTAGGTATTCGTCAAACACGGTTGTTGCAGGGCGAATATGTTGTCACAAAGGATGATGTACAAAGCAGGCGCCATTTTGCCGACAGTGTCTGCCGAGGGCGCGACTACTATACTCCTTATCGTGCTTTGCTTCCCAAGGGACTGGATAACCTAATCGTTGCAGGTCGTCATTATTCGGTTGATAGCGAAGGTCAGAAATCGTCGCGCGAAATACCTCCGTGCATGTCACAAGGGGAAGCTGCAGGTGTGGCTGTATCTTTAGCTTTGAACGGAAAGATCGCTTTGCGCGATGTCGATGTAAAATTAATTCAACAGCAAATGCGAGCGCAAGGGGCGGACCCGGGAGATATCCCATCGCCCAATGCGTTAGTTGAAGAATCGCTCGCTTCGTAAGGATAAGTACCATGACAAACAAAAACATAATGCCGCTTGAGGGTGTGCGAATTCTGGATTTTACCCAGGTCATGCTGGGTCCTTGTGCAACCCAGATGCTCGCGGATTTTGGAGCGGACGTTATCAAAGTTGAGCGGCCCGGGGCTGGAGATCTATCGCGTAATTTTTTTGGGGAAGTATCGGAGCTTGCCATGAATAACGCGGTATTTTCTTCTCTCAATCGCAATAAGAGGTCGATCGAAATAGATACAAAAGCGGAGTCTGGAAAACAGATGGTACATGACCTTGTCAAATCCTGTGACGTGGTTGTAGATAATTTTCGTGCTGGTGTTATGGACCGTCTCGGTTTCGGTTACGACGAGCTCAGTAAAATAAATCCGCGTATTATATGCGCATCGGGGACGGGTTTCGGAGAAACCGGGCCCTATGCCCACAAAGGCGGGCAGGACGTTCTCGCACAGGCAATGAGTGGTGTGATGGAAAAAACGGCCGATCCTTCGATACCGAAATCCATCTATCCAACGACATTATGTGATTACACAGCGGGAATGCATTTGACCCAAGGAATAATGGCGGCGCTGCTTGCCCGTGAAAAAACAGGGCGTGGACAAAAAGTTGCTGTGTCGCTTTACGATTCAATGATTGCAATGCAAATGCAGGAAGCGGCGCAATGGAGCAAGCATCGTGAAGTTTTGAATTGGGCGGCAATGCCACTTACCGGTGTATTCGAGACAACTAATGGTGCGGTTGTGGTTGTCGGAGCCTTTAAGCCCAAACCTCTTCAGGATATCTGTATTGCTCTTGGTATTGACGATGTTTCAGATGAGTATCCTGATCTGAAAAGTCAAAGGGAACATAAGCCTTTTTTGCAGAAACTGTTCCGTGATAATTTCGCAACCAATACATCAGAACACTGGCTAGAACGGCTTGAAGAGAGAGATTTGCTGTGTGCACCTGTCAAATCCCTCGATGAAGCGCTGGCGGACCCACAGACTGCGATAAACAATATGCTTGTCGCTATAGAACATCCTGTTCTCGGGGACATTACGCTGGTTGGGTCTCCTGTTCATTTATCAGATGCCCCTCTTGAAATTCGGCATATGCCGCCAAAACTTGGCGAGCATACTCAGGATATTATTAAAGAATTTGGCTTAGTTACGCCGGCATCAGAAAGTGTCGCAATATGAGTGTGCGGTTCACAGTAGAAGATAATATTGCCAGGGTGACGCTCGATCGACCGGATCGCATGAATGCAGTTGATGACGCCACTGATCGCGAACTAGAAAAAATCTGGTCTACGATTGAAACCGATGACACAATTCGTTGCGTTATTCTGACCGGTGCTGGTGATCGAGCCTTTAGTGCCGGTGCTGATATGAAGTCGAGCGATGGTAAATCGGGCCTTGAATATTGGGCTTCGCAAAATAAAAACGGTTTTGGCGGCATCGCCATGCGACCGAATTTAACAGTCCCCATAATTGCACGGGTAAACGGACTGGCTCTTGGCGGTGGCATGGAAATGGTACTTGGTTGTGATATCGTCATTGCGACAGATGATGCGCGGTTTGGCCTGCCAGAAGCAAAAGTGGGTCGTCTGCCGCTTGCTGGCGGGATGATATTGCTGCAGCGTCTAGTCCCTCAGAAAGTAGCAGCGAGCCTGATGATGACGGGGCGCATGATGTCAAGCGCCGAAGCACAGAGTTATGGGTTGGTGAACTCGGTTGTGTCGCGTGAAGAACTTGATGAGGAAGTAAACAAATGGGTGGAGGATATACTCTCCTGTGCACCGCTGTCCGTGCGCGCCATTAAAGAAGCAATACAGGAAACTTCCCATCTTTCCGTGAAGGAAGCAAAATCTCTTAAATTATCCGCGCTTGTCTCTGCGCTGGTTTCTGAAGATTCCGAAGAAGGCGTCACAGCCTTTCGGGAAAAGCGCGCGCCGGTTTGGCGCGGCAGGTAAGGGCTGATATGGCCTTGATCATCAACAGCGAATGTGTCGACATTAAAGATGGTGCCTGTACCACCGTTTGCCCGGTTGATTGCATTTATGAAGGTGGCCGGATGTTCTATATACATCCGGATGAATGTATTGAGTGTGGGATATGCGAAAGCATCTGCCCTGTGGATGCCATCCGTTACGACGATGAAGTATCTGAAGACGAAGCAATATTTGTTCAAATAAACCGGGAATATTTTGAACCAGCTGTCACAGGTTTGGGTGAGCCCGGCGGATGGAACCGTCTCACAACCACGGATCAGGATCACCCGGCAGTATTGGCATTACCACGCAAAAAAAAAGAGGCTGAAATTAGCCAAAGCAAGGAAGAAAACTAAATGTTTGGTGTCATCGCGGCAGTTCCCACGCCGGTCAACACGGCGGGTATACCGCAACAGGGGTTGTTTATTTCGCATTGCCAGTGGGCACTGGAAAATGGATGTAATGGATTAAATTTACTGGGCTCGACCGGTGAAGCAAATTCATTCGATACTGAAACTCGCAAATTGGTAATGACATGGGCAGCAAACTCGCTGGACAGGACCAAATTAATGGTAGGGACCGGGACGCCTTCGTTGTCTGAAACCCTTGATCTAACCTGTTGTGCAGATGACCTTGGATATGGCGTGGCCTTGGTTTTGCCGCCTTACTATTACAAACCTGTATCTGAAGAGGGCTTGTTTGCTTGGTATGCTGATTTGCATCAGAAGTTGGGCCGTAGAAAAATAGCCCTATATTTCTATAACTTCCCGCAAATGACAGGGCTGGTTATACCGATTTCAGTCATTGAAAGATTGCATGACGCATGGCCTGATCGATTTTGCGGTATTAAGGATTCCTCGGGCGACCTTGACTATTGCCGACAACTGGCATCCCGGTTGCCTAATTTGGCCGTTTTCCCAAGCTCGGAAACATCACTCGGGGAGGCAAAACAATATGGATTTGCCGGATGTATCTCTGCGACGGTTAATCAGACATCGCGGCTTTGCGCAAAAGTATGGTCAGGTGAAGAAGTTGACCAAGACGGATTATTGACCGAAATCGGTAACATTCGCAATGCGATATCTTCGACAGCCCTTATACCGGCGATAAAGTATCTCGTTGGGCAACGCAGTGGAGAAAGTAGTTGGGAGAAATTGCTTCCTCCGTTCCAGACGCTTTCCGACCAACATAAACGGGAGCTAGCACCTGTTGTCAGGAAACTCGCCTCCAATTGATATTTTGAGAACTCAAGAGAGAAATATAATGACAAAACATGATAATTTAATTGGCGGCGAATGGGTATCGAGTGGTGATTACCATGCGAATATCAACCCCTCCGATGTTACCGATGTTATCGGTGAGTACTCGTATGGCGATGCCAGTAGTGTTGATAAGGCGGTTGATGCCGCCAGATCGGCTTTGCGGGCCTGGCGAAACACAACACCGCAAGCTCGACATGATCTTCTGGACGCTGTCGGCAATAAGATCGCAAATCGAAGCCAGGAAATCGGCCGCTTGTTGTCCCGCGAAGAAGGGAAGACGCTTGCTGAGGGAATTGGCGAAACCATGCGGGCCGCACAAGTGTTTAAGTTTTTTGCAGGCGAATGTCTCCGACAAATCGGGGACGGCCAGCCCTCAGTTCGTCCAGACATTGATGTAGAAATAACGCGCGAGCCAGTCGGAGTTGTCGGTCTCGTGACACCCTGGAATTTTCCGATTGCCATTCCAGCCTGGAAAATAGCCCCAGCTCTTGCACATGGAAATTGCGTCGTCATAAAACCCGCTGATTTAACACCGGGATGCGCGCATGTCATCGCGGAAATTTTACATGAGTGTGGATGCCCACCGGGCGTTTTCAATCTTGTGATGGGGCGGGGGTCAACTGTCGGCGAAGCTATTATTACACATCCTGGTGTCGATGCCGTTTCTTTTACGGGGTCAGTTTCGGTCGGACATCATATTGCAGAAGTCTGCGGTAAAATGTTGAAGAAAGTGCAGCTTGAAATGGGTGGTAAAAACCCAATGATCGTGCTGAACGACGCTGATTTGTCCATCGCTGTTCCAGCTTGCATCAACGGTACTTTTTTCTCAACCGGACAACGTTGTACGGCGTCTTCCAGACTTATTGTGGAGGCGGGAATCCATGATGCTTTTGTTGAAGAAATGACAAAAGCCCTTCAAAGGTTGAAAATTGGCGATGCCTTAGACAAGGAAACAAATATTGGTCCGGTGGTCGATGCAAAACAGCTGAACTCAAATCTCTCATATGTCGATCTTGCACGGTCCGAAGCCAAGGAGGTAATTGGTGGAGAGAGACTTGAATTAGGAAAGCAGGGGTTTTATCAGGCGCCAGCATTATTTCTTGGAACAGATAACCATATGCGTATTAATCGCGAAGAAATATTTGGGCCATGTGGATCCATTATCAAAGTAACAGATTTTGACGAAGCGCTTGCCGTTGCCAATGATACATCCTTTGGTCTGGCCGGTGGTATTTGCACCCAAAACCTGAAACGGGCTCGGGATTATAAGCGTCAGGCGGAGGTTGGCATGGTCATGGTGAATTTGCCAACGGCTGGGGTTGACTACCATGTTGCATTTGGAGGTCGCAAAGGCTCCTCATACGGCCCACGTGAG
It includes:
- a CDS encoding enoyl-CoA hydratase-related protein: MSVRFTVEDNIARVTLDRPDRMNAVDDATDRELEKIWSTIETDDTIRCVILTGAGDRAFSAGADMKSSDGKSGLEYWASQNKNGFGGIAMRPNLTVPIIARVNGLALGGGMEMVLGCDIVIATDDARFGLPEAKVGRLPLAGGMILLQRLVPQKVAASLMMTGRMMSSAEAQSYGLVNSVVSREELDEEVNKWVEDILSCAPLSVRAIKEAIQETSHLSVKEAKSLKLSALVSALVSEDSEEGVTAFREKRAPVWRGR
- a CDS encoding FAD-dependent oxidoreductase, with protein sequence MVEQIKDFMTVQAQQVPIVAQTDVVVVGAGPAGLTAAVSAARNGCSVTLIERYHHLGGMASGGMVLVLDDMVNMGREIVTTGIVSEFVDRMEQVDGAVYPPPEDCYKSWDMWKKWSRWGCINFHETGMPQPILHAVAFDPDAWKRVSLDLVRDAGVNLRLHSWFSEAIVENGKVSGVICQTKLGRQAIKADMVIDATGDLDLAASAGASFINGQYIVTTVFRLCDVDTDKAEAYEYSNPEDYKALDRQARRIIGGAWGMWWLKTPLPGIVWCNCPHMPGYDGLSPEGMVEAEFEGRDRMMKLLEFAKNNIPGFENAKMLGAAEQLGIRQTRLLQGEYVVTKDDVQSRRHFADSVCRGRDYYTPYRALLPKGLDNLIVAGRHYSVDSEGQKSSREIPPCMSQGEAAGVAVSLALNGKIALRDVDVKLIQQQMRAQGADPGDIPSPNALVEESLAS
- a CDS encoding dihydrodipicolinate synthase family protein; this translates as MFGVIAAVPTPVNTAGIPQQGLFISHCQWALENGCNGLNLLGSTGEANSFDTETRKLVMTWAANSLDRTKLMVGTGTPSLSETLDLTCCADDLGYGVALVLPPYYYKPVSEEGLFAWYADLHQKLGRRKIALYFYNFPQMTGLVIPISVIERLHDAWPDRFCGIKDSSGDLDYCRQLASRLPNLAVFPSSETSLGEAKQYGFAGCISATVNQTSRLCAKVWSGEEVDQDGLLTEIGNIRNAISSTALIPAIKYLVGQRSGESSWEKLLPPFQTLSDQHKRELAPVVRKLASN
- a CDS encoding ABC transporter permease, with amino-acid sequence MSVSQNLDLALQSDEKRVVRRAKIEAIAIPFATVAALLIIWQFGVRIFDVPAYIAPAPSDVAATFVAKFPILLENFWPTFYESVLGFFAGNLAAMLIAIAFVHNRTAEKAFFPLAVFINTIPILAIAPILVLIFGAGLTAKVVIAGLICFFPTLVNMVRGLQSVSAQSLELARILSASKSEIFWKIRLPSSLPFLFSALKIAATTCVIGAIVGEWVGADVGLGALIIDSTFNFRSSLLYATVFMSSGLSVFLFAAVSITEKLVVRW
- a CDS encoding ABC transporter ATP-binding protein, with amino-acid sequence METARKIEAMAAEKVSIATSLKNAFVKFGSFTAIENLSLDVEAGSFYTILGPSGCGKSTLLRLVSDLVPIASGDVSIFGKSTEQARLAREFAFVFQDAALLPWRTAIQNVELPLEMGRKRGVDIPVSDKSPMELLELVGLKGRENALPHELSGGMRQRVAIARALVCQPKLLLMDEPFGALDEMTRDHLNLQLLKIWEETGVTILFVTHSIPEAVFLGQKVLMLQAHPGRLKEVVDINLPYPREIKLRDTQEFTKYAAYLRELLETC
- a CDS encoding CaiB/BaiF CoA transferase family protein, which encodes MTNKNIMPLEGVRILDFTQVMLGPCATQMLADFGADVIKVERPGAGDLSRNFFGEVSELAMNNAVFSSLNRNKRSIEIDTKAESGKQMVHDLVKSCDVVVDNFRAGVMDRLGFGYDELSKINPRIICASGTGFGETGPYAHKGGQDVLAQAMSGVMEKTADPSIPKSIYPTTLCDYTAGMHLTQGIMAALLAREKTGRGQKVAVSLYDSMIAMQMQEAAQWSKHREVLNWAAMPLTGVFETTNGAVVVVGAFKPKPLQDICIALGIDDVSDEYPDLKSQREHKPFLQKLFRDNFATNTSEHWLERLEERDLLCAPVKSLDEALADPQTAINNMLVAIEHPVLGDITLVGSPVHLSDAPLEIRHMPPKLGEHTQDIIKEFGLVTPASESVAI
- the fdxA gene encoding ferredoxin encodes the protein MALIINSECVDIKDGACTTVCPVDCIYEGGRMFYIHPDECIECGICESICPVDAIRYDDEVSEDEAIFVQINREYFEPAVTGLGEPGGWNRLTTTDQDHPAVLALPRKKKEAEISQSKEEN
- a CDS encoding aldehyde dehydrogenase family protein — its product is MTKHDNLIGGEWVSSGDYHANINPSDVTDVIGEYSYGDASSVDKAVDAARSALRAWRNTTPQARHDLLDAVGNKIANRSQEIGRLLSREEGKTLAEGIGETMRAAQVFKFFAGECLRQIGDGQPSVRPDIDVEITREPVGVVGLVTPWNFPIAIPAWKIAPALAHGNCVVIKPADLTPGCAHVIAEILHECGCPPGVFNLVMGRGSTVGEAIITHPGVDAVSFTGSVSVGHHIAEVCGKMLKKVQLEMGGKNPMIVLNDADLSIAVPACINGTFFSTGQRCTASSRLIVEAGIHDAFVEEMTKALQRLKIGDALDKETNIGPVVDAKQLNSNLSYVDLARSEAKEVIGGERLELGKQGFYQAPALFLGTDNHMRINREEIFGPCGSIIKVTDFDEALAVANDTSFGLAGGICTQNLKRARDYKRQAEVGMVMVNLPTAGVDYHVAFGGRKGSSYGPREQGRYAAEFYTTVKTSYIFAG